A portion of the Candidatus Pristimantibacillus lignocellulolyticus genome contains these proteins:
- a CDS encoding response regulator, with product MFKMVFADDETHFRTYFRNVIDWNKYEIECCGEARNGMEMMALIEESEPSIVFLDINMPYMNGIEVAQNIKHLYPSIFIVMVTGHNEFDYIHQAMKIGVDDYILKPFNDEELLQTIQKVKSKLDQERLENIKRENELKFNKDSLLYYMVSHDLSKEEAMFKDKFNELFHIQPVSRFQSLCIEINTENDIDDNEMKLRKYIVHNILSDLFPNERDRYFFYGPENQVILIAFGHYIASTNNVSEIAMQQLYDVVKKRFRFNINIGIGEIYESVVDIKKSYLEALLAIQYKLLYSDKDVIYYSELETTKLANGFYSSDLNDELLKCLRKQDKEKINRELEKIHQDIVKMNVSIENVQMMMLSLVSVVMIYLNESNNKLENLFSVNYSPIDEIKKMRSIKIAMEWIGDLYMSALDLTKKQKNTKSSQLLTKAMQIIEQNYANSELKIEDISRQLFIQPRYLLKIFKEGIGISANDFLIETRMNQAKRILLEENNFKLSYIAEQVGYNDLAYFSKSFKKHTGFTPSEFTVKNK from the coding sequence ATGTTTAAAATGGTTTTTGCAGATGATGAGACACACTTTAGAACGTACTTTAGAAATGTAATCGATTGGAACAAGTATGAGATCGAATGTTGTGGGGAAGCAAGAAATGGCATGGAGATGATGGCATTAATAGAAGAAAGTGAGCCAAGTATTGTATTTCTAGATATTAATATGCCCTATATGAATGGAATAGAGGTTGCGCAAAATATAAAGCATTTGTACCCATCTATATTTATTGTCATGGTGACAGGGCATAATGAATTTGATTATATACACCAAGCGATGAAAATTGGCGTAGATGATTATATCCTCAAGCCATTTAATGATGAAGAATTGTTGCAAACCATTCAAAAAGTAAAATCCAAATTGGATCAAGAACGACTTGAAAATATTAAACGCGAGAACGAGCTTAAATTTAATAAGGATAGTTTGCTATATTACATGGTCAGTCATGACCTTTCCAAAGAAGAAGCGATGTTTAAAGATAAATTTAATGAACTCTTTCATATACAACCAGTAAGTAGATTTCAAAGTTTATGTATTGAAATTAATACAGAAAATGATATTGATGATAATGAAATGAAATTAAGAAAGTATATCGTTCATAACATATTATCCGATTTATTTCCGAATGAAAGAGATCGGTATTTTTTCTATGGCCCTGAGAATCAAGTCATCTTAATTGCTTTTGGTCATTATATTGCATCTACCAACAATGTTAGTGAGATTGCTATGCAACAATTATATGATGTGGTGAAAAAAAGATTTCGTTTCAATATTAATATTGGTATTGGAGAAATTTACGAAAGTGTAGTGGATATAAAAAAATCATACTTAGAAGCATTATTGGCTATTCAATATAAGCTATTATACTCGGATAAAGATGTAATCTACTACTCAGAACTTGAGACTACTAAGCTTGCTAATGGTTTTTATTCTAGCGATCTAAATGATGAACTACTTAAATGTTTACGTAAACAAGATAAAGAAAAGATTAATAGAGAACTAGAAAAAATACATCAGGATATCGTGAAAATGAATGTTTCAATCGAAAATGTTCAAATGATGATGTTGAGCCTTGTATCAGTCGTTATGATTTATTTGAATGAAAGTAATAACAAATTAGAAAATTTGTTTTCTGTAAATTATTCACCGATTGATGAGATAAAGAAGATGCGCTCCATTAAAATAGCGATGGAGTGGATTGGAGATTTGTATATGAGTGCATTGGATCTTACCAAAAAACAGAAGAATACGAAATCCTCGCAATTGTTAACTAAAGCAATGCAAATCATCGAGCAAAATTATGCGAATAGTGAGTTGAAAATCGAGGATATCTCTCGACAATTATTTATTCAACCACGATATTTATTGAAAATATTCAAAGAGGGAATCGGTATAAGTGCCAATGATTTTCTAATTGAGACAAGAATGAATCAAGCTAAGCGGATTCTATTGGAGGAAAACAATTTCAAACTTTCTTATATTGCTGAGCAAGTCGGTTACAATGATTTGGCTTATTTCAGCAAAAGTTTCAAAAAACATACGGGGTTTACGCCAAGTGAATTTACAGTAAAGAATAAATAA
- a CDS encoding sensor histidine kinase: MNNKKVSWFKRQKIYYKIIMIYFPLVIIPLLIVSGISLIINSNSTIETAEKNVADESKLIVTRIDSIVNQAESFSISAMLDLNKEVKLKELPPVIEKPNEILINDDYELRNQVENRLAYAQMIFPEVESAVYIDRNYYIYKTDNLLVEGTVEGIKSEMFEQVEQSNGSIVWFSMQTRDYWTLDNDQPVLTLGKKILDTNTMELMGYLFVNINEKALSNVYDTIGIEASSGYYIVDGEGMIISSNNSEDILSYVDNGRWEIMKHQDSYVMNTTNTDGKEIIQSSLIFETHDWRLINEIRIDELTSEILKVSRLIVIVAVFALVLAIIGAIILSRSIASPIIVLAKHMSRIRDGNLNKLVEVDSYDEIGVLSKGLNMMLVRISDLLTSIKEEQTKKREYELALIQEQIKPHFFYNTLELIYIFCKSGDGERASKATKALGDFYRVALSNGRELITLGEEINNLNSYLYIQQMRYSDLFNFTISVDEKLKEYIIPKLTLQPLVENAIYHGLKESRGFGSIHISGYIDGQLIHIVVADNGVGMEETQLQKIMSSESHEQHFGMRSVNERIKLYFGENYGLKIKSKQNEGTQITIIIPNHVRGEQHV, from the coding sequence ATGAATAATAAAAAAGTAAGTTGGTTTAAAAGGCAAAAAATATATTACAAAATCATTATGATATATTTCCCACTAGTTATTATTCCTTTACTTATTGTAAGTGGTATTTCTTTAATTATTAACTCGAATTCCACCATTGAAACAGCTGAAAAAAATGTTGCAGATGAATCAAAATTAATTGTTACCAGAATTGATAGTATTGTTAATCAGGCAGAAAGTTTCTCGATCAGTGCGATGCTTGATCTTAACAAGGAGGTAAAACTTAAGGAACTCCCCCCTGTTATTGAGAAACCTAATGAGATACTAATTAATGATGATTATGAGCTGCGCAATCAAGTTGAAAATCGGTTGGCCTACGCTCAAATGATTTTTCCAGAAGTAGAATCTGCTGTATATATTGATCGTAATTATTATATATACAAAACAGATAATCTTTTAGTTGAAGGAACTGTTGAAGGTATTAAAAGTGAAATGTTCGAGCAAGTAGAGCAAAGTAATGGTAGTATTGTTTGGTTTTCTATGCAAACAAGAGACTATTGGACGTTAGATAATGACCAGCCTGTTCTAACCTTAGGGAAGAAAATATTAGATACGAATACGATGGAACTAATGGGCTATCTCTTTGTTAACATAAATGAGAAAGCGCTTTCTAATGTTTACGATACAATTGGTATTGAAGCTTCCTCTGGTTATTATATCGTGGATGGAGAGGGTATGATTATTTCCTCTAACAATTCCGAAGACATATTAAGTTATGTTGACAATGGTCGATGGGAAATAATGAAGCATCAAGATAGTTATGTCATGAATACTACCAATACTGATGGCAAAGAAATCATTCAATCCTCTTTAATATTTGAAACACATGATTGGCGATTAATTAATGAAATTCGTATCGATGAATTAACGAGTGAAATATTAAAAGTATCTAGGTTAATCGTTATTGTTGCTGTTTTTGCGCTAGTGCTTGCAATTATAGGAGCGATTATTCTTTCTAGATCAATAGCTAGTCCGATTATTGTTCTTGCCAAACATATGAGTCGTATTCGCGATGGTAACTTGAACAAGTTAGTAGAAGTAGATTCATATGATGAGATTGGCGTGCTAAGCAAAGGTTTGAATATGATGCTCGTTCGCATTAGTGATTTGCTAACAAGTATTAAGGAAGAACAGACGAAGAAACGTGAATATGAATTAGCACTTATTCAAGAGCAGATTAAGCCTCATTTCTTCTACAATACGTTGGAACTAATCTACATTTTTTGTAAGTCAGGTGATGGTGAACGAGCAAGTAAAGCAACAAAAGCATTAGGAGATTTTTATCGTGTTGCGTTAAGTAACGGACGTGAACTGATTACATTAGGTGAAGAGATTAACAATTTGAATAGCTATCTATACATTCAACAAATGAGATATTCAGATTTATTTAACTTTACGATATCAGTTGATGAAAAGTTGAAAGAGTATATTATTCCTAAGCTGACACTTCAACCGTTAGTTGAAAATGCTATTTATCATGGACTTAAAGAAAGTAGAGGTTTTGGAAGTATTCATATTTCTGGATATATAGATGGACAACTTATTCATATTGTTGTGGCAGACAATGGTGTAGGAATGGAAGAAACTCAATTACAAAAAATTATGAGTAGCGAATCCCATGAGCAACATTTCGGAATGCGAAGTGTCAATGAAAGAATTAAATTGTACTTTGGTGAAAACTATGGTTTGAAAATTAAGAGTAAGCAAAATGAAGGTACACAAATAACAATTATTATTCCTAATCATGTGAGAGGTGAGCAACATGTTTAA
- a CDS encoding extracellular solute-binding protein, whose product MKKLLNKSSVLIVVMILTLLVSACGSNNGNTTVNQPKNNDKGNETTDGAVKQETIKLKFYAQYSGAEIAVYDAARDALKEVMPEVEIEFEVAGQDDEQKIKTYAAAGNLPDIFFASSALIQTFKNSDNLLVLDDIVAELDIESKLNESSKAMLWNEDGKSYTIPNVGQWAGLMYYNKDLFAEHNVKVPENFDEYLTAVETFSAAGITPLALFAKEKWPGLLLLDMATTGHEPGGLRKIDKGEGTFSDAAYVQAAKKIETLVAAGLLSKNAFNTTADDAKAQFTSGKAAMYVNGAWSMGSVAEVMGDSVGILYTPFSDAGQEEAVKWNVSGGGFNQGFSVAKNTKHPEVASKYAALFALEFAKQRVLLLADPNSILVEEVVPVNGLTPLQQQYADDSKNFKTMTSFAWGIENAKLKTEAEDIAQVLLSGESADKVVEKMVKAIENSRK is encoded by the coding sequence ATGAAAAAGTTATTAAACAAAAGCAGTGTACTTATTGTCGTAATGATTTTGACGTTATTGGTTTCAGCGTGTGGATCGAATAATGGTAATACAACTGTAAATCAGCCGAAAAATAACGACAAAGGCAATGAAACAACAGATGGGGCTGTAAAACAAGAAACTATTAAACTTAAGTTTTATGCTCAATATAGTGGTGCGGAAATTGCCGTATATGATGCTGCTAGAGATGCTCTAAAAGAAGTAATGCCAGAAGTAGAAATTGAATTTGAAGTAGCTGGTCAAGATGACGAGCAAAAAATCAAAACTTATGCAGCAGCAGGAAATCTACCAGATATCTTCTTTGCTTCAAGTGCATTAATTCAAACATTCAAAAACTCAGATAACTTACTTGTACTTGATGACATCGTTGCTGAGCTAGACATTGAATCAAAACTTAATGAAAGCTCTAAAGCAATGTTATGGAATGAAGACGGAAAATCTTACACGATTCCTAACGTTGGTCAATGGGCAGGGTTAATGTATTACAACAAAGATTTGTTCGCTGAACATAATGTAAAAGTTCCAGAGAATTTTGATGAGTATCTAACTGCCGTAGAAACTTTCAGTGCAGCAGGAATTACACCATTAGCATTATTCGCTAAAGAAAAATGGCCTGGTCTATTATTGCTAGATATGGCAACGACGGGACATGAGCCTGGTGGTTTAAGAAAGATCGATAAAGGCGAAGGTACATTCTCTGATGCGGCTTACGTTCAAGCTGCTAAAAAAATAGAAACGCTAGTAGCGGCTGGTCTTTTATCTAAAAATGCTTTCAATACAACAGCAGATGATGCCAAAGCTCAATTCACATCTGGAAAAGCTGCAATGTATGTCAATGGTGCTTGGTCTATGGGCTCAGTAGCTGAAGTAATGGGTGATAGTGTTGGTATTCTATATACTCCATTCTCTGATGCTGGTCAAGAAGAAGCAGTGAAATGGAACGTAAGTGGTGGTGGATTCAATCAAGGATTCTCTGTTGCAAAAAACACGAAACACCCTGAAGTAGCTAGTAAGTATGCTGCACTATTCGCACTTGAATTTGCAAAACAAAGAGTATTGTTGTTGGCTGACCCTAACTCTATTCTAGTAGAAGAAGTTGTGCCGGTTAATGGATTAACTCCATTACAACAACAGTATGCTGATGATTCTAAAAACTTTAAGACAATGACTAGCTTCGCATGGGGAATTGAAAATGCTAAGTTAAAAACTGAAGCTGAAGATATTGCTCAAGTATTATTATCTGGAGAATCGGCAGATAAAGTTGTTGAAAAAATGGTGAAAGCAATTGAGAACTCAAGAAAATAA
- a CDS encoding sugar ABC transporter permease, with translation MTSKQKYNLAVIVFTVPTLIFFSVMVIFPILQTFQKSFFTWDGLSPAVFSGLDNYIRLLDDDDFWVSLKNGLIFALVLVVYQMGLGTLLAIALSNKKLKLRKLLRTSYFVPVVLSGVVVSQLWIAMYNAEGGLINSLFNLLGIDYQQSWLSDKNGSIWAIAFTNAWANIGIHLVLIYTAIKSIPEQLYEAATIDGASFWRSHWKITIPLLGETYKFCLIIAITGGLNAFQNMFVMTNGGPGNISYTLTFMMYKAAFRSGEYGYGSAAATLLVIECLLFTILINRFIAREKIVY, from the coding sequence ATGACATCAAAACAGAAATATAACTTAGCTGTTATTGTCTTTACAGTACCAACATTAATATTCTTTTCTGTTATGGTTATCTTTCCAATTTTACAAACGTTTCAGAAAAGTTTTTTCACTTGGGATGGATTATCGCCGGCAGTATTTAGTGGACTAGATAATTATATTCGTTTGTTAGATGATGATGATTTTTGGGTTTCTTTAAAAAACGGATTAATCTTTGCTTTAGTGTTAGTTGTATACCAAATGGGATTAGGAACATTGTTAGCTATTGCATTAAGTAATAAGAAATTAAAACTACGAAAATTACTTCGCACATCATATTTTGTTCCAGTTGTACTGTCAGGAGTTGTAGTCTCTCAACTATGGATCGCAATGTACAATGCTGAAGGCGGATTAATAAATAGCTTATTTAATTTATTGGGTATTGATTATCAGCAATCATGGTTAAGTGATAAGAACGGTTCGATTTGGGCAATCGCATTTACAAACGCATGGGCAAATATCGGTATTCACTTAGTACTCATATATACCGCTATTAAGTCGATTCCAGAGCAATTATATGAAGCAGCTACAATAGATGGTGCATCATTCTGGAGATCACATTGGAAAATTACAATTCCGTTGTTAGGGGAAACTTATAAATTCTGTTTAATTATTGCAATTACAGGTGGTTTAAACGCGTTCCAAAACATGTTTGTTATGACAAACGGTGGTCCAGGTAATATCTCATACACCTTAACATTTATGATGTATAAAGCAGCCTTCCGTTCGGGTGAATATGGATATGGATCTGCAGCTGCAACATTATTAGTCATTGAATGTCTATTATTCACGATTCTAATTAATCGTTTTATTGCACGCGAGAAAATCGTTTATTAA
- the glsA gene encoding glutaminase A encodes MDKLTKLQDLLPNISGLLPEWVEQSKSLSQFGKVASYIPELAKGNKDALAVHMLDAHGNEVSVGDVNTVFTLQSISKVFTLLLALMDNGEEIVFNKVGMEPTGDSFNSMLKLELVQPGIPFNPLINAGAIAISSLIQGDSQQHKLERVLHFFRKLAHNDSLQYNENVYQSELQSADLNRSMAYFLKDNGVLEHSVDEVLDVYFHHCSIDVTCKDLSRMALILAYNGTDPITREEIVPKRYVQIAKSFMVTCGMYNASGQFAIQVGLPAKSGVAGGILTLVQGSIGIGVIGPALNNKGNSIAGVDLLEKLSSHYDLSMF; translated from the coding sequence ATGGATAAATTAACAAAGCTTCAAGACTTGCTTCCTAATATTAGCGGACTACTTCCAGAGTGGGTGGAGCAAAGTAAATCATTGAGCCAATTCGGCAAGGTTGCTTCCTACATTCCAGAACTAGCAAAAGGAAATAAGGATGCTCTAGCAGTCCATATGCTTGATGCTCACGGTAATGAAGTTAGCGTCGGTGATGTCAATACCGTATTCACTTTGCAAAGTATTTCAAAAGTGTTCACCTTATTGCTCGCTTTAATGGATAACGGTGAAGAGATTGTGTTTAATAAAGTTGGAATGGAGCCGACTGGCGATAGTTTCAACTCTATGTTAAAACTTGAGCTTGTTCAACCAGGCATTCCATTCAATCCATTAATAAACGCTGGAGCTATCGCTATCTCCTCGCTTATTCAAGGCGATTCACAGCAACATAAGCTTGAACGTGTACTTCATTTTTTCCGTAAATTAGCTCATAATGACTCCCTACAATATAATGAAAATGTGTATCAGTCAGAATTACAATCCGCTGATCTAAATCGATCTATGGCTTATTTTTTGAAAGATAATGGTGTGCTAGAACATAGCGTGGACGAGGTATTAGATGTATACTTCCATCATTGCTCGATTGATGTTACTTGCAAGGACCTTTCAAGAATGGCGTTAATTCTTGCTTACAATGGCACCGACCCAATTACCCGTGAAGAAATTGTACCTAAGCGTTATGTGCAAATCGCCAAATCATTTATGGTGACATGTGGAATGTACAATGCTTCAGGTCAATTCGCTATTCAAGTTGGTCTACCTGCTAAAAGTGGGGTGGCCGGTGGAATTCTTACGTTAGTTCAAGGTTCAATTGGAATTGGTGTTATCGGTCCTGCACTGAATAACAAAGGAAACAGTATTGCAGGTGTTGATCTATTAGAGAAGTTATCCTCGCATTATGATCTAAGCATGTTCTAA
- a CDS encoding ABC transporter ATP-binding protein/permease, translating into MRTLISFLRTYKFFVGIAVSMMLIELLIEVFQPFMMSKVIDDGIVAGNMNAMIMWGGILLGTTLLAFIIGIIGSFYSAHVSQNFGYDIRQSLYERVQKMSFHTFSHFQEASLMTRMTNDVTQVQNAVFMGMRIMLRAPLLVIGCMLMAFIINPSLAIYLLIAFPILAVFLAWVMLRNNKLFRLVQEKLDHVNRVMQQSLMSIRLIRVFVRMDHENNRFEQQNTQLRDRTIATLRLAELTMPIVIILVNGCILLVIWVAREQINAGKLVTVGDIVAIVNYALRISGALSMISMIVTNISRAAASMNRIDEVFQVAKNDNVRSDENDEHKEPIQKLAGHINFSSVNFSYPQSELKTLQDITFEVDEGEMLAIMGSTGSGKSSLLQLIPRMYEVNEGIITVDHQLITDYSFHQLRSNIGYVPQEVLLFTGTVTENIRWGKRDATMDEVIDAARMAQIHETIMKLPQGYDTLIGQKGVNLSGGQKQRMSIARALVRKPQILLLDDCTSALDVETENKLLAAIRQLSCTVLLVTQKMSSTAMADRILIIDDGRVIAEGQHDELLMRSSLYQRIYQSQSVDRRDDSCPSISSAQLISGR; encoded by the coding sequence ATGCGTACGTTAATAAGCTTTCTTCGAACCTATAAATTTTTTGTTGGTATTGCAGTTAGTATGATGCTAATTGAATTGCTTATTGAAGTTTTTCAGCCTTTCATGATGTCAAAAGTTATTGATGATGGCATCGTCGCTGGAAATATGAACGCTATGATAATGTGGGGAGGCATCTTACTTGGTACGACGTTACTCGCATTTATTATCGGAATTATTGGTTCTTTTTACTCTGCCCATGTCAGTCAAAACTTTGGATATGATATTAGGCAATCGCTTTATGAACGGGTACAAAAGATGAGCTTTCATACATTCAGTCACTTTCAAGAAGCTTCACTAATGACGAGAATGACTAATGATGTCACTCAGGTGCAAAATGCGGTCTTTATGGGAATGCGCATTATGTTAAGAGCGCCATTACTTGTTATTGGGTGTATGTTGATGGCATTTATTATTAATCCTTCACTTGCGATATATTTACTCATTGCTTTTCCGATATTAGCCGTTTTTCTAGCATGGGTAATGCTTCGCAATAATAAATTGTTCCGATTAGTTCAGGAAAAACTTGATCATGTAAACCGTGTGATGCAGCAAAGCTTAATGAGTATTCGCTTAATTCGTGTATTCGTAAGAATGGATCATGAAAATAATCGTTTTGAGCAACAAAATACGCAACTAAGAGATCGTACGATCGCGACATTACGACTTGCCGAACTTACGATGCCGATAGTAATTATCCTTGTTAATGGTTGTATTCTACTAGTGATATGGGTAGCGCGAGAACAAATTAATGCAGGAAAGCTAGTAACTGTTGGTGACATCGTTGCTATAGTCAATTATGCGTTGCGGATATCAGGTGCACTATCGATGATCTCGATGATTGTTACGAATATATCGCGTGCTGCGGCGTCAATGAATCGAATTGATGAAGTATTTCAAGTTGCAAAGAATGATAATGTTCGTTCTGATGAAAATGATGAACATAAGGAACCAATTCAAAAACTTGCAGGACATATTAACTTTTCATCCGTTAATTTCTCATATCCGCAATCTGAGCTTAAGACGTTACAGGATATTACTTTTGAAGTTGATGAAGGTGAGATGCTTGCTATTATGGGGTCTACAGGGTCGGGTAAATCTAGTTTATTACAATTAATTCCTCGAATGTATGAAGTGAATGAAGGAATCATTACCGTTGATCATCAACTTATTACCGATTACTCCTTCCATCAACTTCGTTCTAATATTGGCTATGTACCACAAGAGGTACTGCTCTTCACAGGAACAGTTACAGAAAATATTAGATGGGGAAAAAGAGATGCAACGATGGATGAAGTTATCGATGCGGCTAGAATGGCGCAAATCCATGAGACGATTATGAAATTACCTCAAGGGTACGATACGCTTATTGGACAAAAGGGTGTGAATCTTTCTGGAGGCCAGAAACAGAGGATGAGTATTGCAAGAGCATTAGTGCGTAAGCCACAAATCTTACTATTAGATGATTGTACTAGTGCACTTGATGTGGAAACTGAAAATAAATTGTTAGCAGCGATTCGACAATTAAGTTGTACAGTATTACTCGTCACTCAAAAAATGAGTTCTACAGCAATGGCAGATCGAATTCTTATTATTGATGATGGAAGAGTCATTGCAGAAGGGCAGCATGATGAATTGTTAATGCGCTCATCTTTGTACCAGAGGATCTATCAATCGCAATCGGTAGATAGGAGGGATGATTCATGTCCGAGTATCAGTTCAGCTCAGTTAATAAGTGGAAGATGA
- a CDS encoding ABC transporter ATP-binding protein/permease yields MSEYQFSSVNKWKMKLVYWKKQFMIPFQYESPSSLLAREEESNSSVKDTKLKGLGLGGAPGRAPMKVKRPDKMPATLRRIWGYLATYRVGLISVLIMIVLATGFSLLGPYLVGYTIDNYIVGNQEGILGILLLMAGVYGLHALVNWLQNIWMITISQQTVYRMRHDLFRQFHRLPIPFFTKRQQGDLMSRATNDIDNISSSMNSSFIQICSSTLMLVGIIVVMLLLSPILTLLTFCVIPLMFFGMRWISGRTSRLFRVQQRNLGALNGFVEETLSGQKIIKSFSQENVVISQFQERNEKIRLSGYWAQAISGFIPKLMNGLNSLSFALIVGVGALLTLWTDAITVGVIIIFAEYARQFTRPLNDLANQWNTLLSAIAGAERVFQILDEPKENTDEQSASSVEAIDGKVEFDKVCFEYEEGRSTISNISFTVQPGETVAFVGPTGAGKTTLISLLSRFYEPSSGSILIDGRPISSIKRESLRSNMAFVLQDPYLFEGTIMENIRYGRLDATSDQVIEAAKLANAHSFIMRLKDGYSTTLKLGGAGISQGQKQLIAIARALIANPSILVLDEATSSIDTVTEIKIQEALERLMNGRTSFVIAHRLNTIRQADKIIVLQDGQLQQQGSHEQLLREDGLYRKLVQGQIVLDAK; encoded by the coding sequence ATGTCCGAGTATCAGTTCAGCTCAGTTAATAAGTGGAAGATGAAGCTTGTATATTGGAAGAAACAATTCATGATTCCATTTCAATATGAGTCTCCTTCCTCTTTACTAGCCAGAGAAGAAGAAAGTAATTCCAGTGTTAAAGATACAAAACTGAAAGGATTGGGATTAGGTGGTGCACCAGGTCGAGCGCCTATGAAGGTGAAGCGACCTGATAAAATGCCAGCGACATTACGCCGAATATGGGGGTATCTTGCTACTTATCGAGTCGGTTTAATTTCTGTATTGATTATGATTGTGCTGGCTACAGGGTTCTCATTATTAGGACCTTATCTAGTCGGTTATACAATTGATAATTATATTGTTGGTAATCAGGAAGGTATACTCGGTATTCTCTTATTAATGGCGGGCGTATATGGATTACATGCATTAGTCAATTGGCTACAAAATATATGGATGATTACGATTTCGCAACAAACCGTTTATCGTATGCGCCATGATCTATTCCGTCAATTTCATCGGTTGCCGATCCCTTTTTTCACCAAACGACAGCAAGGAGATCTTATGAGTCGTGCTACGAATGATATCGATAATATAAGTTCATCGATGAATAGCTCATTTATTCAAATTTGTTCGAGTACACTAATGCTTGTCGGTATTATAGTCGTTATGTTGTTATTAAGCCCAATTCTTACATTACTTACGTTTTGCGTTATTCCATTAATGTTCTTTGGAATGCGCTGGATATCTGGTCGAACAAGCCGATTGTTCAGAGTACAACAACGTAATCTCGGAGCGTTAAATGGATTTGTCGAAGAAACGTTATCGGGGCAGAAGATTATTAAGTCATTCTCACAAGAAAATGTCGTGATCTCGCAATTTCAAGAACGTAATGAAAAAATAAGATTATCGGGATACTGGGCACAAGCGATTTCTGGATTTATCCCCAAATTAATGAATGGTCTAAATTCGTTAAGTTTTGCATTAATTGTTGGTGTAGGTGCATTACTGACATTATGGACCGATGCGATAACTGTAGGAGTAATTATTATTTTCGCGGAGTATGCGAGACAATTTACAAGACCACTTAATGATCTTGCCAATCAGTGGAATACATTATTATCGGCTATTGCGGGTGCAGAACGTGTATTTCAAATTCTTGATGAGCCGAAGGAAAATACAGATGAGCAGTCTGCTTCATCTGTTGAAGCAATAGACGGTAAAGTAGAATTCGATAAAGTTTGTTTCGAGTATGAAGAGGGTAGAAGTACGATTTCTAATATTAGTTTTACTGTGCAACCAGGCGAGACCGTTGCATTCGTTGGTCCAACTGGAGCAGGTAAGACTACATTGATCTCTCTATTGTCAAGGTTTTATGAACCGAGTAGTGGCAGCATACTTATTGATGGTAGACCAATTTCGAGTATTAAGCGTGAAAGTTTACGCTCTAATATGGCGTTTGTCTTGCAGGATCCGTATCTATTCGAAGGAACGATTATGGAAAATATTCGTTATGGTCGATTGGATGCCACTTCAGATCAAGTAATTGAAGCCGCTAAGCTTGCAAATGCCCATTCCTTTATTATGAGGCTGAAGGATGGCTATTCTACTACATTGAAATTAGGTGGAGCGGGAATCAGTCAAGGGCAGAAGCAATTGATAGCCATTGCTAGAGCGCTTATCGCAAATCCTTCTATTCTGGTGCTTGATGAAGCTACGAGCAGTATTGATACTGTAACAGAAATCAAAATACAAGAAGCACTAGAACGATTAATGAACGGTCGAACTTCATTTGTTATCGCCCATCGATTGAATACGATTCGTCAAGCGGACAAAATTATTGTGCTACAAGATGGTCAATTGCAGCAACAAGGTTCACATGAGCAGTTACTTCGTGAAGACGGTTTATATCGAAAGCTTGTACAAGGACAAATCGTTTTGGATGCCAAGTAA